A genomic window from Prunus persica cultivar Lovell chromosome G2, Prunus_persica_NCBIv2, whole genome shotgun sequence includes:
- the LOC109947586 gene encoding LOW QUALITY PROTEIN: rust resistance kinase Lr10-like (The sequence of the model RefSeq protein was modified relative to this genomic sequence to represent the inferred CDS: inserted 2 bases in 1 codon; deleted 1 base in 1 codon) encodes MTRGFKDKLGEGGYGSVFKGKLRSGRFAAIKMLGKPKANGQEFISEVATIGRIHHVNVVQLVGYCAEGSKRALVYDFMPNGSLDKYIYYKDESIPLNCKKAFEISLGVARGIKYLHEGCDMQILHFDIKPHNILLDGNFIPKISDFGLAKLYPMDNSIASLTAARGTMGYMAPELFYKNIGGVSFKADVYSFGMLLMEMTSRRKNLNAFSEHSSQIYFPSWVYDQYNKGKDLEMGDVLEEEKEIMKKMVITALWCIQMKPSDRPSMKKVIEMLEGXAEFLKMPPKPFLCPQEMPVGDLDQDSLNQAYSKTELTSTLSAM; translated from the exons ATGACCCGTGGGTTCAAGGACAAGCTAGGTGAGGGAGGCTATGGATCTGTGTTCAAAGGGAAATTACGAAGTGGCCGTTTTGCAGCAATTAAGATGTTAGGCAAGCCAAAAGCTAATGGGCAAGAGTTTATCAGTGAAGTAGCTACAATTGGTCGGATTCACCATGTTAATGTGGTGCAACTTGTTGGTTATTGCGCCGAGGGATCAAAGCGTGCTCTAGTATATGACTTCATGCCAAATGGGTCTCTTGATAAGTACATTTATTATAAAGATGAAAGTATCCCCTTAAATTGCAAAAAGGCATTTGAGATTTCTCTTGGAGTGGCTCGAGGGATCAAATATCTACATGAAGGTTGTGAcatgcaaattttacattttgacaTCAAG CCCCACAATATTCTTCTTGACGGGAATTTCATCCCAAAGATTTCTGACTTTGGGCTTGCAAAATTATATCCGATGGATAATAGTATTGCCTCTTTAACAGCAGCAAGAGGAACAATGGGATACATGGCTCCTGAGCTATTCTACAAGAATATTGGGGGTGTTTCGTTTAAAGCTGATGTTTATAGTTTTGGAATGTTGTTGATGGAAATGACAAGCAGAAGGAAGAATTTGAATGCATTTTCAGAGCATTCAAGCCAAATCTACTTCCCTTCTTGGGTTTATGATCAATATAACAAGGGGAAGGACTTGGAGATGGGCGATGTACTAGAGGAGGAAAAGGAAATCATGAAAAAAATGGTTATAACAGCCTTATGGTGTATACAAATGAAGCCAAGTGATCGTCCTTCAATGAAGAAAGTCATAGAGATGCTTGAAGG TGCTGAATTCCTGAAAATGCCTCCCAAGCCTTTTCTATGTCCACAAGAGATGCCAGTGGGTGATCTTGATCAAGACAGTTTGAATCAAGCATATTCTAAGACCGAGCTAACATCTACTTTGTCAGCTATGTGA